Proteins encoded together in one Quercus lobata isolate SW786 chromosome 3, ValleyOak3.0 Primary Assembly, whole genome shotgun sequence window:
- the LOC115981582 gene encoding receptor-like protein kinase ANXUR1, protein MVRDGLNYLCHSYHKGKSKKLCFFSAYRKTFSPPFLNSLHCFPVRQSASNQSFSLFKTMHTNKHILFFLVCISFLLNALHVWVAQSDSLVLSCGLADGGTDMYGRKWAPDSKYLNGSNSITIRAGFQDPSLLSEIPYMTARIFTSEATYKFQVKTDKRYWLRLHFYPSAYGNFNPADSYFSVTVNGLTLLKNFSASITCQALSQAYIVREYSLAPLDSNTLTVIFKPSSSFAFVNGIEVIEMPDLFDSAKMVGTSDQIDVKGVHSQTMYRLNVAGQFIPPTNDSGLTRTWYDDLPYLNGAQLGTTNAISQNVKIQYKSMPAYVAPVEVYSSSRSMGVDKAITEGFNLTWVFQVDPNSTYLLRFHFCDFYYSKPNQLVFSIFVNNQTAEATADVIAWSEGKAVPTYQDYMTYFTDASGDQMLWVALHPTNETRPEYLDALLNGLEIFKLSDTTGNLAGPNPKPSPMLLQNEAVEKSSFKKSDNSKAKVIGGAVGGAAAFGILAALVFVVYQRKRQIYGTDSQTSSWLPIYGNSHTSGSKSTISGKSNASSNISALAQGLCRHFSLAEIKKVTKNFDESVVIGVGGFGKVYKGVIDGGITVAIKRSNPSSEQGVNEFQTEIEMLSKLRHKHLVSLIGFCEEGNEMCLVYDYMAHGTLRDHVYKTKQPLSWKQRLEICIGAARGLHYLHTGARYTIIHRDVKTTNILLDENWVAKVSDFGLSKTGPNMNNGHVTTVVKGSFGYLDPEYFRRQQLTEKSDVYSFGVVLFEVLCARPALNPSLPKEQVSLADWALNCKRKGVLDDIIDPNIKGKIHPECLKKFADTAEKCLAEVGYERPSMGDVLWNLEFALQLQDNNEDSNHSSQCGESSTSDESPKNDTMAMHRKNLSIESEHETSDESVETSAIFSQIVNPKGR, encoded by the coding sequence ATGGTTAGAGATGGTTTAAACTATTTGTGCCATTCATATCACAAGGGAAAATCCAAGAAGCTGTGTTTTTTTTCGGCGTACAGGAAAACTTTTTCCCCTCCTTTCTTGAACAGCCTACATTGTTTTCCTGTACGCCAAAGCGCGAGCaatcaatctttttctctcttcaaaacCATGCACACCAACAagcatattttgttttttcttgtttgcATATCTTTCCTCTTGAATGCCCTTCATGTATGGGTTGCTCAGTCGGACTCATTAGTCCTGAGCTGTGGCTTGGCAGATGGTGGCACAGACATGTATGGTAGGAAATGGGCACCAGATTCCAAGTACCTTAATGGAAGCAATTCAATTACCATTAGAGCTGGATTCCAAGACCCTTCACTTCTTTCTGAGATTCCATACATGACAGCCAGAATTTTCACATCTGAGGCAACATACAAGTTCCAAGTGAAAACCGATAAGCGTTATTGGCTAAGGCTCCATTTTTATCCATCTGCTTATGGCAATTTCAATCCTGCAGACTCCTATTTCTCAGTGACCGTGAACGGCCTCACGCTCTTGAAGAATTTCAGTGCTTCAATTACTTGTCAGGCCCTTTCACAAGCTTACATTGTTAGAGAATACTCCCTGGCGCCATTGGATTCAAATACTTTGACAGTAATCTTTAAGCCTTCtagttcttttgcttttgtcaATGGCATTGAGGTGATTGAAATGCCAGACTTGTTTGACTCGGCAAAAATGGTAGGCACCTCTGACCAAATTGATGTCAAGGGTGTCCATTCGCAGACAATGTATAGACTGAATGTTGCTGGGCAGTTCATTCCTCCAACCAATGACTCTGGTCTTACCCGGACTTGGTATGATGACTTGCCTTATTTAAATGGTGCTCAATTGGGGACAACCAATGCTATTAGCCAAAATGTTAAAATCCAGTATAAAAGCATGCCGGCATATGTGGCTCCTGTAGAGGTTTACAGCTCCTCAAGATCAATGGGTGTAGATAAGGCAATCACTGAGGGTTTCAACCTCACATGGGTATTCCAGGTTGATCCGAATTCTACCTATCTTCTGAGGTTTCATTTCTGTGACTTTTACTATAGCAAACCCAATCAACTGGTGTTTTCCATCTTTGTCAACAATCAAACAGCAGAGGCTACAGCAGACGTGATCGCGTGGAGTGAGGGGAAGGCAGTGCCAACATACCAAGATTACATGACATATTTCACAGATGCCTCGGGAGATCAGATGCTTTGGGTGGCTTTGCATCCCACAAACGAAACACGGCCTGAGTACTTAGATGCATTACTCAACGGACTAGAGATATTCAAGCTCAGTGACACGACTGGAAACTTGGCAGGCCCCAATCCAAAGCCTTCACCTATGCTTCTCCAGAATGAGGCAGTGGAAAAGTCCTCTTTCAAGAAATCAGATAACAGTAAAGCTAAGGTGATCGGTGGAGCAGTTGGAGGAGCTGCAGCCTTTGGCATTCTGGCTGCACTTGTTTTTGTTGTCTACCAACGAAAGAGACAAATCTATGGAACAGATTCACAAACTTCTAGCTGGCTACCAATTTATGGAAACTCGCATACGAGTGGCAGCAAATCAACAATATCAGGGAAGAGTAATGCTAGCAGCAACATCTCAGCATTGGCCCAGGGACTATGCCGCCACTTCTCCTTGGCAGAGATAAAAAAAGTTACTAAGAACTTTGATGAGTCTGTTGTGATTGGGGTTGGAGGCTTTGGGAAGGTTTACAAGGGAGTTATCGATGGAGGGATCACAGTGGCCATCAAGAGGTCAAACCCATCTTCAGAACAAGGAGTTAATGAGTTCCAGACTGAAATTGAGATGCTTTCTAAGCTGAGACACAAGCATTTGGTGTCTTTAATAGGGTTCTGTGAGGAAGGTAATGAGATGTGCTTGGTCTACGACTACATGGCACATGGGACTCTGAGAGATCATGTCTACAAGACCAAACAACCTCTCTCATGGAAGCAAAGGTTGGAGATCTGCATTGGAGCTGCAAGGGGACTTCACTACCTTCACACAGGTGCAAGGTACACCATTATCCATAGAGATGTCAAAACAACAAACATTCTTTtggatgagaattgggttgccAAGGTTTCAGATTTTGGTCTCTCCAAAACAGGTCCAAATATGAATAATGGTCATGTTACTACAGTGGTGAAGGGTAGCTTTGGTTACTTGGATCCTGAATATTTCAGGAGGCAACAGTTGACCGAGAAGTCTGATGTCTACTCATTCGGGGTTGTCCTTTTTGAGGTCTTGTGTGCAAGGCCTGCTCTCAATCCTAGCCTTCCAAAGGAACAGGTTAGTTTGGCAGACTGGGCTTTAAATTGCAAACGGAAAGGAGTTCTCGATGATATTATTGATCCTAATATAAAGGGGAAGATCCATCCAGAATGCTTGAAGAAGTTTGCAGATACAGCTGAGAAGTGCTTGGCTGAGGTTGGATATGAACGCCCTTCTATGGGTGATGTGCTGTGGAACCTTGAGTTTGCTCTCCAATTGCAGGATAACAATGAAGATTCAAACCATTCTTCACAATGCGGGGAAAGCAGCACTTCTGATGAAAGTCCAAAAAACGATACCATGGCAATGCATCGTAAAAACCTGAGTATCGAAAGTGAGCATGAAACAAGTGATGAATCCGTAGAAACCAGTGCAATCTTCTCACAGATTGTCAATCCTAAAGGGCGATGA